In Streptomyces longhuiensis, the following proteins share a genomic window:
- a CDS encoding MFS transporter, giving the protein MSPAAGPATGKLPFVIWVLAAGTFLMGTTEFVIAGLLPEIAGDLGVSVSHAGLLITAFAVGMIIGGPTMALATLRLPQRRTLVLALAVFALGHVAAVLSSSFAVVLAARVVTALATGAFWAVGFGLATTAAGRGNSTRAVGVMMGGLTLANVVGVPIGSFVGQYTGWRGPFWALAALAALATVSVGRFIPRTEQRGQVSVRAEVRALRQGRLWLALAAAVLIMGGVLATYTYITPLLTDRAGIATGAVPLVLTAFGIGALGGTAIGGRLGDRFPMATTITAAAATAVTLLVLIPLSTSPVAAVVLVFLMALTGFTVNPVVTSLAVRYAGDAPTLTSALTTSAYNTGIAAGSAIAGRALSSSLGLTGPALVGAVSAALTLLPLIVLALSGTARPARIVAAQHTHAAGPCKDETPAMNTH; this is encoded by the coding sequence ATGTCCCCCGCAGCCGGGCCCGCCACCGGCAAACTGCCCTTCGTCATCTGGGTGCTCGCCGCCGGCACGTTCCTCATGGGAACCACCGAGTTCGTCATCGCGGGCCTTCTTCCGGAGATCGCCGGCGATCTCGGCGTCAGCGTCTCGCACGCCGGACTGCTGATCACCGCTTTCGCCGTCGGCATGATCATCGGTGGGCCGACCATGGCCCTGGCCACCCTGCGTCTGCCGCAGCGCCGTACGCTCGTCCTGGCCCTGGCTGTGTTCGCGCTCGGCCATGTCGCCGCCGTCCTGAGCAGCTCGTTCGCCGTCGTGCTGGCCGCGCGGGTGGTCACCGCGCTGGCCACCGGCGCGTTCTGGGCCGTCGGCTTCGGCCTCGCCACCACCGCTGCGGGCCGTGGCAACTCCACGCGTGCGGTCGGCGTGATGATGGGCGGCCTGACCCTGGCCAACGTCGTCGGTGTTCCGATCGGGTCGTTCGTCGGGCAGTACACCGGCTGGCGCGGCCCGTTCTGGGCGCTGGCCGCGCTGGCTGCCCTGGCCACCGTGTCCGTCGGGCGCTTCATCCCCCGGACGGAGCAGCGGGGCCAGGTGTCCGTGCGCGCCGAAGTGCGTGCGCTGCGGCAGGGCAGGCTGTGGCTGGCGCTCGCTGCCGCCGTACTGATCATGGGCGGTGTGCTGGCCACGTACACGTACATCACCCCGTTGCTCACCGACCGTGCCGGGATCGCGACCGGTGCCGTGCCGCTGGTCCTGACCGCCTTCGGCATCGGTGCCCTCGGCGGCACCGCGATCGGCGGCCGTCTGGGTGACCGCTTTCCCATGGCCACGACCATCACCGCCGCTGCGGCCACTGCCGTGACGCTGCTGGTCCTGATCCCGCTGTCGACCAGCCCGGTCGCGGCCGTCGTCCTGGTCTTCCTGATGGCGCTGACCGGGTTCACCGTCAACCCGGTCGTCACCTCCCTCGCCGTCCGCTACGCGGGCGACGCCCCCACCCTCACTTCGGCCCTGACCACCTCCGCCTACAACACCGGCATCGCGGCCGGCTCCGCGATCGCAGGGCGGGCCCTGAGCTCGTCCCTCGGCCTGACCGGACCCGCGCTTGTCGGCGCCGTCTCAGCGGCCCTCACCCTGCTGCCGCTCATCGTTCTCGCGCTCAGCGGCACGGCGCGCCCGGCACGGATCGTCGCCGCCCAGCACACCCATGCCGCAGGCCCGTGCAAGGACGAGACACCGGCCATGAACACGCACTGA
- a CDS encoding cupin domain-containing protein produces MTVTEFDQIFPLGEKNDAYAQYFIGESYLAPLASGSVPVSNVSFEPGCRNNWHIHHGTGGGGDQILLCTAGSGWYQAEGEEPISMEPGTVIRVPAGTKHWHGAKADSWFSHIAFITPGEDVSNEWLEPVTDEVYGKLPRNGAHP; encoded by the coding sequence ATGACCGTCACCGAATTCGATCAGATCTTCCCGCTCGGGGAGAAGAACGACGCCTACGCGCAGTACTTCATCGGCGAGAGCTACCTGGCTCCGCTCGCCTCGGGAAGTGTTCCCGTCAGCAACGTCTCCTTCGAGCCGGGCTGCCGCAACAACTGGCACATCCACCACGGCACGGGCGGCGGTGGCGATCAGATCCTGCTGTGCACGGCGGGCAGCGGCTGGTACCAGGCCGAGGGCGAGGAGCCCATCAGCATGGAGCCGGGAACGGTGATCCGCGTTCCGGCGGGCACGAAGCACTGGCACGGTGCGAAGGCCGACTCGTGGTTCTCCCACATCGCCTTCATCACCCCGGGCGAAGACGTCAGCAACGAATGGCTCGAGCCCGTCACCGACGAGGTGTACGGCAAGCTGCCGAGGAACGGAGCACACCCATGA
- a CDS encoding SDR family NAD(P)-dependent oxidoreductase has product MNPTYDFSGQVAFVTGASSGMGLAAARAFAESGAAVALADINETAVNKAANELTDAGHQALALVCDVTDEDQVAAAVDRTVTTFGRLDMAYNNAGIQIPPTDAADESLDQFEKVHAINLRGIWAAMKHELRHMRTQGSGAIVNCSSLGGLVGIPGRASYHSTKHGVIGLTTSAALEYAPRGIRINAICPGTIDTPMVSDMIAKGELDRAEAEANQPINRLGTADEMAQAVLWLCSDGASFVVGVALPVDGGYTAQ; this is encoded by the coding sequence ATGAACCCCACGTACGACTTCAGCGGGCAGGTCGCTTTCGTCACCGGCGCCAGCTCCGGCATGGGCCTGGCCGCCGCCCGCGCCTTCGCCGAATCCGGCGCCGCCGTGGCCCTCGCCGACATCAACGAGACCGCGGTGAACAAAGCTGCCAACGAACTCACCGACGCCGGCCACCAGGCCCTCGCCCTGGTCTGCGACGTCACCGACGAAGACCAGGTCGCCGCAGCCGTCGACCGCACCGTCACCACTTTCGGCCGCCTCGACATGGCCTACAACAACGCCGGCATCCAGATCCCGCCCACCGACGCCGCCGACGAATCCCTCGACCAGTTCGAGAAGGTCCACGCCATCAACCTGCGCGGCATCTGGGCCGCCATGAAGCACGAACTGCGCCACATGCGCACTCAGGGCAGCGGCGCCATCGTCAACTGCTCCTCCCTCGGCGGCCTGGTCGGCATCCCCGGCCGCGCCTCCTACCACTCCACCAAGCACGGCGTAATCGGCCTGACCACCAGCGCCGCCCTCGAATACGCACCACGCGGCATCCGCATCAACGCCATCTGCCCCGGCACCATCGACACCCCCATGGTCAGCGACATGATTGCCAAGGGAGAACTCGACCGCGCCGAAGCAGAAGCAAACCAGCCCATCAACCGGCTCGGCACCGCCGACGAGATGGCCCAGGCCGTCCTGTGGCTGTGCAGTGACGGCGCGAGCTTCGTCGTCGGCGTCGCGCTTCCCGTCGACGGCGGCTACACCGCCCAATAG
- a CDS encoding helix-turn-helix transcriptional regulator, translating into MDARNQAREFLMSRRAKLTPEQVGLPVSGHRRVAGLRRGEVAMLADVSPEYYAKIERGHLAGVSDAVLESLARALQLDDAEREHLFDLARAAHGAARPVRRRGSKKWVPRESLTRALDAIDRGPAFVRNGRMDVLATNALGHVFYDEVFDGPGQGNLARYCFLDERAKAFYPDWAAAADITVSILRTEAGRDPRDKQLHDLIGELSTCSDEFRTRWGAHNVRRHGSGTKEFHHHEVGDLTLTYEGMELTAEPGLSFLIYTAEPGSPSQERLQLLASLAATSTVRPLRGGHLTTIQES; encoded by the coding sequence ATGGACGCAAGGAACCAAGCACGGGAGTTCCTCATGTCCCGTCGAGCGAAGCTCACTCCCGAGCAGGTCGGGCTGCCGGTCTCCGGGCACCGGAGGGTGGCGGGCCTGCGCCGCGGCGAGGTGGCGATGCTCGCGGACGTGAGCCCGGAGTACTACGCCAAGATCGAGCGTGGCCACTTGGCCGGCGTGTCCGACGCCGTGCTGGAGTCGCTCGCCCGGGCGCTGCAGCTGGACGACGCCGAGCGCGAGCACCTCTTCGACTTGGCCCGGGCGGCCCATGGCGCGGCCCGGCCCGTGCGCAGGCGCGGGTCGAAGAAGTGGGTACCCCGGGAGAGCCTGACCCGTGCGCTGGATGCCATCGACCGCGGGCCCGCGTTCGTGCGCAACGGCCGGATGGACGTCCTTGCCACCAACGCCCTCGGACATGTCTTCTACGACGAGGTGTTCGACGGCCCGGGGCAGGGGAACCTGGCGCGCTACTGCTTCCTTGACGAACGAGCCAAGGCGTTCTACCCCGACTGGGCGGCGGCTGCGGATATCACCGTTTCCATCTTGCGCACGGAGGCGGGCAGGGATCCCCGGGACAAGCAGCTGCACGACCTGATCGGCGAGCTGTCCACGTGCAGCGACGAATTCCGCACCCGGTGGGGAGCACACAACGTGCGCCGCCACGGATCGGGCACCAAGGAGTTCCACCACCACGAGGTCGGCGACCTCACCTTGACCTATGAGGGGATGGAGCTGACCGCCGAGCCCGGCCTTTCCTTCCTCATCTACACCGCGGAGCCCGGCTCGCCCAGCCAGGAGCGCCTGCAGCTGCTCGCCAGCCTCGCCGCGACGTCCACCGTGCGACCGCTCCGCGGCGGGCACCTGACCACGATCCAAGAAAGTTGA
- a CDS encoding aldo/keto reductase: protein MHTRTLGQGLEISAIGLGAMGMSQSYGPNPGSRDDMIAVLRGAAVDEGVTFFDTAEVYGPYVNEELVGEALEPIRDQVVIATKFGWDIQNGRSVGLNSRPEQIRHVAERSLKRLRTEAIDLFYQHRVDPDVPIEDVAGTVGELIAEGKVRHFGLSEASAATIRAAHAVHSVTAVQSEYSLWTRDPEAEVLPTLAELGIGFVPFSPLGKGFLTGTVATSATFTDGDIRHRVPRFTAENLAANQALVAHVRQLAEAKGATPGQIALAWLLAQQPWIVPIPGTRRTARIQENNAATALALSADEVADLDGLAQRVGVSGDRYNAEHMAYVNR, encoded by the coding sequence ATGCACACCAGAACACTGGGACAAGGCCTGGAGATCTCCGCGATCGGGCTCGGTGCGATGGGCATGTCCCAGAGCTACGGCCCCAACCCCGGCAGCCGCGACGACATGATCGCGGTGCTGCGGGGCGCCGCCGTCGACGAAGGAGTGACGTTCTTCGACACCGCCGAGGTCTACGGGCCCTACGTGAACGAGGAGCTGGTCGGCGAGGCGCTCGAGCCGATCCGCGACCAGGTCGTGATCGCCACCAAGTTCGGATGGGACATCCAAAACGGCCGGAGCGTGGGCCTCAACAGCCGTCCCGAGCAGATCCGCCACGTCGCGGAGCGGTCCCTGAAGCGGCTCCGCACCGAGGCGATCGACCTGTTCTACCAGCACCGCGTCGACCCCGACGTGCCCATCGAGGACGTCGCGGGCACGGTCGGCGAGCTGATCGCCGAGGGGAAGGTCAGGCACTTCGGGCTCTCCGAGGCCTCGGCCGCCACCATCCGCGCCGCACACGCCGTCCATTCCGTGACTGCGGTCCAGAGCGAGTACTCCCTGTGGACACGAGACCCGGAGGCCGAGGTGCTGCCCACGCTCGCTGAACTCGGCATTGGCTTCGTGCCGTTCAGCCCCCTCGGCAAGGGCTTCCTCACCGGCACCGTCGCAACGTCCGCAACCTTCACCGACGGCGACATCCGCCACCGGGTCCCGCGCTTCACGGCGGAGAACCTGGCCGCGAACCAGGCGCTCGTCGCCCACGTCCGGCAGCTCGCCGAGGCGAAGGGTGCGACGCCGGGCCAGATCGCCCTGGCCTGGCTGCTCGCGCAGCAGCCGTGGATCGTGCCGATCCCGGGCACCCGCCGCACGGCACGCATCCAGGAGAACAACGCCGCGACGGCGCTCGCGCTGTCCGCGGACGAGGTGGCCGACCTCGACGGCCTCGCCCAGCGGGTCGGCGTCAGCGGCGATCGCTACAACGCCGAGCACATGGCGTACGTCAATCGCTAG